One genomic region from Roseinatronobacter sp. S2 encodes:
- a CDS encoding TRAP transporter small permease: MLKLLDRFLGLTEKIFFVGANGALIVILFINIANIGSRFMWERGLIWVFPWTTVLFVWMVFLGFYVIYRRNRDIKVDIVYRLMPLRAQNAVTILTNLIIMALMGVILWQAQTLLPRQVGNMDYVGLQRYWLSVPFYASCALILLDFLRDTLERLINGPPDEGESVSANVPRGV; this comes from the coding sequence ATGTTGAAACTGCTGGACCGCTTTTTGGGGCTGACGGAGAAGATCTTCTTCGTCGGCGCCAACGGTGCCCTGATCGTCATCCTGTTCATCAATATCGCAAATATCGGGTCCCGTTTCATGTGGGAGCGGGGCCTGATCTGGGTGTTCCCCTGGACGACGGTTTTGTTTGTCTGGATGGTCTTTCTGGGGTTTTATGTGATCTATCGCCGCAACAGGGACATCAAGGTTGATATCGTGTATCGATTGATGCCGCTGCGGGCGCAAAACGCCGTAACCATCCTGACGAACCTTATCATTATGGCGCTGATGGGTGTGATCCTGTGGCAGGCACAGACGCTGCTGCCGCGTCAGGTGGGCAATATGGATTATGTCGGCCTGCAACGCTACTGGCTTTCAGTGCCGTTCTATGCCTCCTGCGCCCTGATCTTGCTGGATTTTTTGCGCGACACTCTGGAACGGTTGATCAATGGCCCGCCGGACGAAGGTGAATCAGTTTCCGCAAACGTGCCTAGGGGTGTGTAA
- a CDS encoding TRAP transporter large permease gives MTALMLFMGFLVLLALRVPITMAIGISVLGSLIAAGYDNTLWIIPMRVQEGVNNSSLLAIPFFVLAGNLMNAAGLTERLFNMANALIGHFKAGLAQVNVLASVLMAGGTGAAVADIAGLGVVEIRAMRERGYTASFSAAITTVSAILAPFIPPSVPLVVYAFLANVSVARMFLAGIGPAILIAVALMIYNRVYASVVDLPTQPKASGREIWICILKGTPPLAAPGIIMAGILTGTTTAAEAGILACGYTLLLSLFYGSFRFSAIWNAVSDTMLITAMIMIIIGFANGMGWLLAVERIPQDIAAAVPGLIDQPFLFLMAVVGIVLVVGCFIDGVTAKLLLVPILLPLVDAYGIDRIHFGIVMQMGLILGLATPPMGIGLYIVARIAEIPVEHVVRAVLPFFIPLLIVLTLLAAVPQIALWLPNTVLGPR, from the coding sequence ATGACTGCACTGATGCTGTTCATGGGCTTTCTGGTGCTGCTGGCGCTTCGGGTTCCGATCACCATGGCGATCGGCATCTCGGTGCTGGGGTCGCTGATTGCAGCCGGTTATGACAATACGCTGTGGATTATCCCGATGCGCGTTCAGGAAGGGGTGAACAATTCCTCCCTGCTGGCGATTCCGTTCTTTGTGCTGGCAGGCAATCTGATGAATGCTGCGGGCCTGACGGAGCGTCTGTTCAACATGGCCAACGCGCTGATCGGCCATTTCAAGGCCGGTCTGGCGCAGGTCAATGTGCTTGCATCAGTGCTGATGGCGGGCGGCACGGGGGCTGCGGTGGCCGATATCGCAGGACTGGGCGTCGTGGAAATACGCGCCATGCGCGAGCGTGGCTATACGGCGTCATTCTCGGCGGCCATTACGACTGTCTCGGCCATTCTGGCGCCGTTCATCCCGCCATCGGTTCCGCTGGTGGTCTATGCGTTTCTGGCCAATGTATCGGTTGCGCGCATGTTTCTGGCGGGCATCGGACCTGCAATACTGATCGCGGTCGCGCTGATGATTTACAACCGTGTCTATGCATCCGTTGTGGATTTGCCGACCCAGCCCAAGGCAAGCGGGCGCGAGATCTGGATCTGCATCCTGAAGGGCACGCCGCCGTTGGCTGCCCCCGGCATTATCATGGCGGGTATCCTGACCGGAACGACCACCGCAGCCGAGGCAGGCATTCTGGCCTGTGGTTATACACTGCTGTTGTCGCTGTTCTATGGCAGCTTCCGGTTTTCGGCGATCTGGAATGCGGTCAGCGACACCATGCTTATTACCGCGATGATCATGATCATCATCGGGTTCGCCAATGGTATGGGCTGGTTGCTTGCAGTGGAACGCATTCCACAAGACATTGCAGCCGCCGTGCCGGGCCTGATTGACCAGCCGTTCCTGTTTCTGATGGCGGTGGTTGGCATCGTTCTGGTGGTGGGCTGTTTCATTGATGGGGTGACTGCGAAACTGTTGCTCGTGCCGATTCTGCTGCCATTGGTCGATGCTTACGGGATTGACCGTATCCATTTCGGTATCGTCATGCAGATGGGCCTGATCCTTGGACTTGCGACGCCGCCCATGGGCATCGGCCTGTATATTGTCGCCCGCATTGCCGAAATTCCGGTGGAACATGTGGTGCGCGCGGTGCTGCCCTTCTTCATCCCGCTGCTGATCGTTCTGACGCTTCTTGCCGCAGTGCCGCAGATCGCATTGTGGCTGCCCAATACCGTGCTTGGCCCGCGTTAG
- a CDS encoding LysR family transcriptional regulator, with the protein MIRLRALRAFILVAELESFRKAAAHLNTTQPAISARIRGLEDDFGRKLLHREARRVRVTRDGLEVLRYAKPIIELTDRLTSIFEAEPRITGTMRIGAIDTIISSWLVDLFERLQTENPGVTLEVRADTSIRLIDDLKNGEIDIALVMGPVDEEGIENVGIGTFPMAWVANPRRFSFEGPIDVTELANYPIISYPRGSKPYRMIDRTLVGTSARTLQLNCSNSLSTLIRLAADGFGVAAIPPVMIERELAEGTLKVIPVKQEFPGLECHAVHYTASGSAAPGVVAALAREEAGRFWARHGRSL; encoded by the coding sequence ATGATACGATTGAGAGCTTTGCGCGCGTTTATACTTGTTGCCGAACTGGAGAGTTTTCGAAAGGCGGCGGCGCATCTGAATACCACGCAACCGGCAATCTCTGCGCGGATACGCGGACTGGAGGACGATTTCGGTCGTAAATTGCTACACCGAGAGGCAAGACGCGTGCGCGTGACGCGCGACGGGCTTGAGGTGCTGCGCTATGCCAAGCCGATAATCGAGTTGACCGACAGGTTGACCTCGATCTTCGAGGCGGAACCGCGCATTACCGGCACAATGCGTATCGGTGCCATAGACACGATCATCTCCAGTTGGCTGGTCGACCTGTTCGAGCGTTTGCAGACCGAAAACCCCGGTGTCACCCTAGAGGTGCGGGCCGACACCTCGATCCGGCTGATCGATGATCTGAAGAACGGCGAGATTGACATCGCCCTTGTGATGGGCCCTGTAGACGAGGAAGGCATCGAGAATGTCGGCATTGGCACCTTTCCCATGGCCTGGGTTGCCAATCCGCGCCGGTTTTCGTTCGAAGGTCCGATAGATGTGACCGAACTTGCCAACTATCCGATCATCTCTTACCCGCGCGGATCGAAACCTTATCGCATGATCGACCGCACGCTGGTCGGGACAAGCGCGCGGACGCTACAGCTGAACTGCTCGAACTCATTGTCGACACTTATCCGGCTTGCGGCGGACGGGTTCGGTGTTGCGGCCATTCCGCCGGTCATGATCGAACGTGAACTGGCAGAGGGGACGCTGAAGGTCATTCCGGTGAAGCAGGAATTTCCGGGGCTGGAATGCCATGCTGTCCATTACACCGCTTCGGGGTCCGCAGCGCCGGGCGTTGTCGCGGCCTTGGCCCGAGAGGAGGCGGGCCGTTTCTGGGCCCGCCACGGTCGGTCGCTGTGA
- a CDS encoding carbon-nitrogen hydrolase family protein yields the protein MKVSLIQMNTRDDKAENLRVARELIVAAVENDRPDIVSLPETWTSMTGNFDVQYGNSETIPDGEACQMMAGLAREHGIYVHGGSIAERSDGKCFNTTLVFNPSGEIIAQYRKIHLFDVDVPGGISYRESDSMKAGSDVVTCDVGDTTVGLSICYDMRFPELFRALRDQGAKVVFLPAAFTMMTGKDHWETLIKARAIETQSWVVATGQVFDHDGGSKVCYGRSIVVDPWGTVVAKAPDKVGFITATIDPSYADDVRIKMPVMQHHRLGKTQTAQPVPA from the coding sequence TTGAAAGTATCCCTGATCCAGATGAACACGCGTGACGACAAGGCCGAAAACCTGCGTGTGGCTCGTGAACTGATCGTGGCTGCGGTGGAAAACGACCGTCCCGATATTGTCAGCCTGCCCGAAACCTGGACCTCGATGACCGGAAATTTCGACGTGCAATACGGAAATTCCGAAACTATCCCCGATGGCGAGGCCTGCCAGATGATGGCCGGGCTGGCACGAGAGCACGGAATTTATGTGCATGGTGGCAGCATTGCGGAACGTTCAGACGGGAAGTGCTTCAATACGACGCTGGTGTTCAATCCATCAGGCGAAATCATTGCACAATACCGCAAGATTCACCTGTTCGACGTGGACGTGCCCGGCGGCATTTCCTACCGGGAGTCGGATTCGATGAAGGCCGGATCAGACGTGGTGACCTGCGATGTGGGTGACACCACAGTTGGGCTGTCGATCTGTTATGACATGCGCTTCCCAGAGCTGTTCCGCGCCCTGCGCGATCAGGGGGCAAAGGTGGTCTTTCTGCCCGCAGCATTCACCATGATGACCGGCAAAGACCATTGGGAAACCCTGATCAAGGCCCGTGCCATCGAAACGCAATCATGGGTCGTCGCCACCGGACAGGTGTTCGACCACGATGGCGGCAGCAAGGTCTGCTATGGCCGTTCGATTGTCGTGGACCCATGGGGCACCGTCGTTGCCAAAGCGCCCGACAAGGTGGGGTTCATCACTGCCACCATTGATCCTTCATATGCAGACGACGTGCGCATAAAAATGCCGGTCATGCAGCACCACCGTTTGGGCAAGACCCAGACAGCACAGCCGGTTCCGGCCTGA
- a CDS encoding siderophore-interacting protein produces MQKTNAYLDLPATRFLPQLCDRAEALGAKVARIHDGHAIVIAALGTIEAHTERDGLRLVVSANDAGSLASLTGHLDGLATAATGKAPVWAGRTGPRLTMARVDNIDRISPSFRRLRLAGDFSAFLDGGAHFRLLIRPKGATWPSDTANGLHWPGGIDVWHRPPYTIRRMDPHARWIDVDIFLHDGGRVTEWTKIVRPGDEIALTGPGGRNVKQAAWMGLVGDETALPVIVRALEAAHPDTRGQAFLMVADPADAQPVTLPEGMQLTWVLREKHKTLAGLLHLLSPPDGEGRHIFFAGERQQAAEARVILPDMGVTQGEFHTATYWTAG; encoded by the coding sequence ATGCAAAAAACCAACGCCTATCTGGATCTGCCCGCGACCCGGTTTCTGCCGCAGCTTTGTGACCGTGCCGAGGCATTGGGGGCAAAAGTCGCGCGCATACACGATGGCCATGCCATCGTTATTGCCGCACTTGGCACGATAGAAGCGCACACCGAACGGGACGGGCTACGGCTGGTGGTTTCTGCCAACGATGCCGGAAGCCTCGCCTCTCTGACGGGGCATCTGGACGGTCTTGCAACTGCGGCCACCGGCAAGGCACCCGTCTGGGCCGGTCGAACGGGACCCCGGCTGACGATGGCGCGCGTTGACAATATAGACCGGATATCACCCTCTTTCCGCCGTCTCAGGCTAGCGGGCGATTTCTCTGCCTTCCTTGATGGCGGGGCGCATTTCCGGCTGCTTATCCGCCCAAAGGGGGCCACATGGCCCAGCGACACCGCCAACGGCCTGCACTGGCCGGGCGGCATTGATGTCTGGCACCGCCCGCCTTACACCATCCGCCGCATGGACCCGCATGCGCGCTGGATCGATGTTGATATCTTTTTGCATGACGGCGGGCGTGTGACAGAATGGACAAAGATCGTCCGCCCCGGTGACGAAATAGCCCTTACAGGTCCCGGCGGGCGCAACGTCAAACAGGCCGCATGGATGGGATTGGTGGGCGATGAAACTGCGCTGCCGGTGATCGTGCGCGCGCTTGAAGCCGCACATCCCGACACGCGCGGGCAGGCCTTCCTGATGGTCGCGGACCCGGCTGATGCCCAGCCCGTCACCCTGCCCGAAGGGATGCAATTAACCTGGGTGCTGCGCGAAAAACACAAAACCCTTGCAGGGCTTTTGCACCTGTTATCCCCCCCTGACGGAGAGGGGCGCCACATATTTTTCGCGGGCGAACGCCAGCAAGCCGCCGAAGCCCGCGTGATTTTGCCTGACATGGGAGTGACACAGGGTGAATTTCACACTGCGACCTACTGGACAGCAGGCTAA
- a CDS encoding TRAP transporter substrate-binding protein, with protein MNMTVSKYVGSAVTLAIGLSASSAVVAQTWRMSHKMPPESIEGKLFQMFADEVAERTGGELSIEVYPSEQLGSDDAVLEQIQLGTIHIYPEGISYLQKWVPEMQFTSAPFLFDDRDHWSRFMSSDMVQGWLGRVEDEAGIIVLGDSTAFVRGPYRVMLSSREFETLEEMDGIRLRMHPDELAAESWRHLGAEVRTLAWTETYESIGRGIVEAVNSPIALVESMRFHEVAPHILRHGEYEQGMAFMMSAVSWNQLDEEMQGHLLDAYDTVTQESARVMGEIADEAIERMKGEGATFSELDTAPFVARMAEMYEAMDAAGDLPEGFLDAVNETRE; from the coding sequence ATGAATATGACAGTTTCGAAATACGTTGGCAGCGCGGTAACTTTGGCGATTGGTCTCAGTGCATCCAGCGCGGTGGTCGCCCAGACTTGGCGGATGTCCCACAAGATGCCACCTGAATCCATCGAAGGTAAACTGTTTCAAATGTTCGCCGACGAGGTGGCGGAACGCACCGGCGGCGAACTGAGCATCGAGGTTTATCCCAGCGAACAGCTGGGGTCGGACGATGCCGTGCTGGAGCAAATCCAGCTGGGGACAATCCATATCTACCCGGAAGGCATAAGCTATCTTCAGAAATGGGTGCCCGAGATGCAGTTCACTTCTGCGCCCTTTCTGTTCGATGACCGGGACCATTGGTCGCGTTTCATGTCATCGGATATGGTTCAGGGCTGGCTGGGGCGCGTTGAGGACGAGGCCGGGATCATCGTGCTGGGCGACTCCACCGCGTTTGTGCGCGGCCCCTATCGGGTAATGCTGTCTTCGCGCGAATTCGAGACGCTGGAAGAAATGGATGGCATAAGACTGCGCATGCATCCGGATGAGTTGGCCGCCGAAAGCTGGCGCCATCTGGGCGCGGAAGTGCGCACCTTGGCCTGGACAGAGACTTATGAGTCTATCGGTCGCGGCATTGTCGAGGCCGTGAACAGCCCCATCGCACTGGTTGAATCCATGCGGTTTCACGAAGTTGCGCCCCATATCCTGCGGCATGGCGAATATGAACAGGGCATGGCCTTCATGATGAGTGCCGTTTCATGGAACCAGCTGGACGAAGAGATGCAGGGCCATCTGCTTGATGCCTATGACACGGTGACGCAGGAATCAGCGCGGGTCATGGGCGAGATTGCAGACGAGGCCATCGAGCGTATGAAGGGCGAGGGCGCGACATTCAGCGAGTTGGATACTGCCCCCTTCGTCGCCCGGATGGCGGAGATGTATGAAGCCATGGACGCGGCCGGGGACCTGCCCGAAGGTTTCCTAGATGCTGTAAACGAAACGCGCGAATAG
- a CDS encoding SDR family NAD(P)-dependent oxidoreductase, with product MSDERPTMLLTGASRGIGHATVKLFQKNGWRILTVSRQPFSQDCAWPEARESHIQADLAEIDQIGELAREVRARLSHGKLHALVNNAGISPKGPDRSRLGLMGTDAEIWTRVLNVNLVSTALLARELLPELERARGSIVNVTSIAGSRVHPFAGVAYAASKAALAALTREMAHEFGRRGVRTNAIAPGEIETSMLSPGTEELIASEVPMGRLGDTSEVAATIHFLCTEASSYINGAEIHISGGQHV from the coding sequence ATGAGTGATGAACGACCAACCATGTTGCTGACCGGAGCCAGTCGGGGAATTGGTCACGCGACGGTCAAGCTGTTCCAGAAGAATGGCTGGCGGATCCTCACGGTTTCGCGCCAGCCATTCTCGCAAGATTGCGCGTGGCCAGAGGCCCGAGAGAGCCACATTCAGGCCGATCTGGCAGAAATTGATCAGATTGGTGAACTGGCGCGCGAAGTCCGCGCGCGATTATCGCATGGCAAGCTGCACGCGCTGGTCAATAATGCCGGCATCTCGCCCAAGGGGCCAGACCGGTCACGCTTGGGGCTTATGGGAACGGACGCGGAAATATGGACGCGGGTGCTGAATGTCAATCTGGTTTCGACCGCGCTTCTGGCCCGCGAATTGCTGCCCGAACTTGAGCGCGCGCGCGGGTCTATCGTCAATGTCACGTCGATCGCGGGGTCGCGCGTGCATCCCTTTGCCGGTGTTGCCTATGCAGCGTCAAAAGCGGCCCTTGCGGCACTGACGCGCGAGATGGCGCATGAATTTGGCCGCCGGGGTGTGCGCACCAATGCCATCGCGCCGGGCGAAATTGAAACCTCGATGCTGTCGCCGGGCACGGAAGAGTTGATCGCATCCGAGGTGCCGATGGGGCGGCTGGGGGACACGTCCGAAGTTGCCGCGACTATCCACTTCCTTTGCACGGAGGCTTCGTCCTACATTAACGGTGCCGAGATCCATATCAGCGGCGGCCAGCACGTCTGA
- a CDS encoding RraA family protein: MYTVKDMPQQISKEMAAKLATCETATIGHFLHDVFVDREIRAVLPSKRIAGTAVTLRLAGPDSALLHYAVSIARPGDILIIDRAGDDKHACWGGVVTHAAKKAGVLAAVIDGPATDFEEIRAQDMPMWCRGPAPITTKLLGLGGGMNIPVSVGGQSVEPGDAVLCDESGVIVLKPHQVDAVAERALGMQQREIGLLEKIHAGEKLADLSGARKMVEDNLAPV, encoded by the coding sequence ATGTACACAGTCAAGGATATGCCGCAGCAGATTTCCAAGGAAATGGCGGCAAAGCTTGCAACATGCGAAACCGCCACCATCGGCCATTTTCTGCACGATGTTTTTGTGGACCGCGAAATCCGCGCCGTGCTGCCGAGCAAGCGCATTGCGGGAACCGCGGTAACGCTGCGGCTGGCGGGGCCGGATTCGGCACTGCTGCATTACGCCGTCAGCATCGCGCGTCCCGGTGACATCCTGATCATCGACCGCGCGGGTGACGACAAGCATGCCTGCTGGGGCGGTGTGGTCACCCATGCCGCCAAGAAGGCCGGTGTGCTGGCGGCGGTGATTGACGGCCCTGCAACGGATTTTGAAGAAATCCGCGCGCAGGACATGCCCATGTGGTGCCGTGGCCCCGCGCCCATCACGACCAAATTGCTGGGGCTTGGCGGGGGAATGAACATCCCCGTATCTGTCGGCGGCCAGTCGGTGGAACCCGGCGATGCGGTGCTGTGCGATGAAAGCGGCGTTATTGTCCTGAAACCCCATCAGGTAGATGCGGTGGCCGAACGTGCCCTTGGCATGCAGCAACGCGAGATCGGCCTGCTGGAAAAAATTCACGCGGGCGAAAAGCTGGCGGACCTGTCAGGGGCGCGCAAGATGGTCGAAGACAATCTGGCACCCGTCTGA